One Pleurocapsa sp. PCC 7327 DNA segment encodes these proteins:
- a CDS encoding GNAT family N-acetyltransferase: MDFCFSSSLIAASSASTDKGTGTSQSLSIRTVEASDIKGLAEVITRSFHPRQGLWYWFYPLLKLGIYEDLHSRIRSFSPYHRCIVASLSIDGAAGGVEEIVGTAEIAMRFDSTASDGFPYISNLAVSPTHRRQGIARKLLIACEQIAAREWGCQAVSLHVLENNYPAKRLYFSCGYRLYRIDFSFGNWLLKRPRRLLMYKKMQNSF; encoded by the coding sequence GTGGACTTTTGCTTCTCATCTTCTCTCATTGCCGCTTCATCAGCTTCAACCGATAAAGGCACCGGCACTTCTCAATCGCTCTCGATCCGAACTGTTGAAGCCAGCGATATTAAGGGTCTTGCTGAAGTCATAACCCGAAGCTTTCATCCCCGTCAGGGATTGTGGTATTGGTTTTACCCTTTACTCAAATTAGGAATTTATGAAGATTTGCACAGCCGTATCCGTTCCTTCTCGCCCTATCATCGATGTATCGTCGCCAGTTTGTCGATCGATGGCGCAGCGGGTGGAGTAGAAGAAATCGTCGGTACGGCAGAAATTGCAATGCGCTTTGACTCGACTGCAAGCGACGGCTTCCCCTATATTTCTAATTTGGCAGTCAGTCCCACCCATCGGCGACAAGGAATCGCGCGAAAATTGCTGATCGCCTGCGAGCAGATCGCGGCGCGGGAATGGGGATGTCAAGCCGTCTCGCTACACGTTCTCGAAAATAACTATCCCGCTAAACGACTTTATTTTTCGTGCGGATATCGACTTTATCGTATTGATTTTAGCTTCGGTAACTGGTTGCTAAAGCGTCCCAGACGTTTGTTGATGTACAAAAAAATGCAAAATTCGTTCTAG
- a CDS encoding proton extrusion protein PcxA, with protein sequence MQLNNILGNATRWFSATPERALERAYRAAIKIKDIEDRHFNGQKVSARFSDYGESVIAYFQTEVKGYLQTINMALVEFKTSRFFFNLFNLSKNQLENREKLLEEQNRSLAILEKLKFIDEIVSKYKTNFIEKDTKQSLLVDESEDWKNGKGSELVNVRDSLASKKKRNGKPELNLENEDLNSKTRVAKATEKTGVLPRSFLNTISRIRQEIDPQSGETEEEVIKRYRSSRYKTAISIKFILLLIIVPLLTHQLTKTFLVSPLVSNYLEKNPQIIFINRDLEEEAFLELRHFEEMLQFRNIIGLSTLSLEEIQDRVREKAQEISKEFRQKGGNAIANIFADLFSLVAFAVVIATNRKEIEIVKSFLDEIIYGLSDSAKAFLIILFTDMFVGFHSPHGWEVILGSIAEHFGLPENREFNFLFIATFPVILDTIFKYWIFRYLNRVSPSAVATYRNMNE encoded by the coding sequence ATGCAACTCAACAATATTTTAGGCAATGCTACCCGCTGGTTTTCTGCTACTCCAGAAAGAGCGTTGGAGAGGGCATACAGAGCAGCTATCAAGATTAAAGACATTGAAGATAGGCATTTTAACGGTCAAAAAGTATCTGCTCGATTTTCTGACTATGGAGAGAGCGTTATTGCTTATTTTCAAACAGAAGTTAAAGGGTATTTACAAACCATCAATATGGCACTGGTGGAGTTTAAAACCAGTCGTTTCTTTTTCAATCTTTTCAATTTATCCAAAAACCAACTGGAAAATCGAGAGAAGTTGCTCGAAGAACAAAATCGCTCGCTAGCTATTCTGGAAAAACTAAAGTTTATCGACGAGATCGTCTCTAAATACAAAACTAATTTTATAGAAAAAGATACAAAGCAAAGTCTGTTAGTAGATGAGTCTGAGGATTGGAAAAATGGTAAAGGTTCGGAACTCGTTAATGTCAGGGATAGTTTGGCTTCAAAAAAGAAAAGAAATGGTAAGCCAGAACTGAATTTAGAAAATGAAGATCTGAATTCTAAAACTAGAGTTGCAAAAGCTACTGAAAAAACTGGTGTTTTACCTCGCTCATTTTTGAATACGATTAGTCGCATCAGACAAGAAATCGATCCCCAATCGGGAGAAACCGAAGAAGAAGTTATCAAAAGATATCGAAGTTCTCGTTATAAGACAGCCATTTCAATTAAATTTATTCTTTTGCTAATTATCGTTCCTCTTTTGACCCATCAACTGACCAAGACATTTTTGGTCAGTCCGCTTGTCAGTAATTACCTGGAGAAAAATCCACAAATTATTTTTATTAATAGAGATTTAGAAGAAGAAGCTTTTTTAGAACTCAGACATTTTGAGGAAATGTTACAGTTCAGAAATATCATCGGACTGTCAACATTATCTTTAGAAGAAATCCAAGATCGGGTTAGGGAAAAAGCCCAAGAAATTTCCAAAGAGTTTCGCCAGAAAGGAGGCAATGCGATCGCAAATATTTTTGCCGATCTCTTTTCCCTAGTTGCTTTTGCGGTAGTTATTGCAACTAACCGAAAGGAAATTGAAATTGTCAAATCATTTCTCGATGAAATTATTTACGGTCTGAGCGACTCAGCAAAAGCTTTTCTCATTATTCTATTTACAGATATGTTTGTAGGCTTTCACTCTCCTCATGGATGGGAAGTGATTTTAGGAAGTATTGCCGAACATTTTGGACTGCCCGAAAATAGAGAGTTTAATTTTTTATTCATCGCGACATTTCCCGTTATTTTAGACACGATATTCAAGTATTGGATTTTCCGCTATCTCAACCGCGTTTCTCCTTCTGCCGTTGCTACCTATAGAAATATGAATGAATAA
- a CDS encoding metallophosphoesterase, with amino-acid sequence MSWWIVTEPLSVERLTVAIAGLPAPLVGTKLVQLSDFHYDGLRLSEDLLSQAIEASNQENPDLVLLTGDYVTDDPTPIFELARRLKSLKSRAGIYACLGNHDNHYRHSKEKVIEALTRVGIHVLWNAIATPLGEEFPLVGLADYWSREFAPASVLDRLDAQIPRLVLSHNPDTAEVLKRWRVDLQLSGHTHGGQIVIPGCGPAPILLQQLRQNTPKPLQSYIPFLRQCSRVVKHWQWAQGWHRVGRNQLYVNRGLGTYFPGRIFCPPELTVITLA; translated from the coding sequence ATGTCTTGGTGGATCGTAACCGAACCCTTAAGTGTAGAAAGATTGACAGTCGCGATCGCGGGGTTGCCTGCCCCATTAGTCGGAACGAAACTCGTCCAACTATCCGATTTTCATTACGATGGGTTGCGTCTTTCGGAAGACTTGCTTTCTCAAGCTATCGAAGCTAGTAATCAAGAAAATCCCGATCTCGTTCTTTTAACGGGGGACTACGTGACCGACGATCCAACGCCGATCTTCGAATTAGCGCGCCGGCTAAAATCCCTCAAAAGTCGGGCTGGAATTTATGCTTGTTTGGGAAATCACGATAACCATTACCGACACTCAAAAGAGAAAGTCATCGAAGCGCTAACCAGGGTTGGCATTCATGTTTTGTGGAACGCGATCGCGACTCCTTTGGGAGAAGAGTTCCCCCTTGTCGGACTGGCAGATTATTGGTCGCGGGAATTCGCTCCCGCATCGGTTTTAGATCGGCTAGACGCGCAGATTCCCCGCCTCGTCTTATCTCACAATCCCGATACTGCCGAAGTTTTGAAACGATGGCGGGTCGATCTACAACTGTCCGGTCATACCCACGGCGGTCAGATCGTTATCCCAGGATGCGGTCCGGCACCAATTTTGCTGCAACAACTGCGTCAAAATACTCCAAAACCCTTACAGTCGTATATTCCCTTTCTCAGACAATGTTCTAGAGTCGTCAAACATTGGCAATGGGCGCAGGGATGGCATCGGGTAGGACGCAACCAACTCTACGTCAATCGCGGTTTGGGAACTTACTTTCCAGGACGGATTTTTTGTCCGCCAGAATTAACCGTAATTACCCTAGCCTAA
- a CDS encoding ergothioneine biosynthesis protein EgtB: MKFVSIQSRREEIFKILQACRSRTLDLFVDIDSETLCKQAHPDFSPVGWHLGHIAFTEAFWILECCAGLPPVFSQYHKLFAADGLPKSERQKLPGIEVIREYLDTVRTQVLTYLETAPLEKQERLWRWLIQHESQHNETIAFLLQLHRWDREGFYTQLHFSIPKSSIQKNPPFSLKRASPKFDEMVEIPAGEFAMGSDAIDAQDNERPVYRVYLDAYRIDRYPVTCSQYRAFMTAGGYQERQFWSEEGWQWLQENPVSQPLYWSDSSDWDNHPVCGVSWYEAEAYARFAGKRLPTEAEWEKAASWDVEKGQKRLYPWGNREPNVKLCNHDTLVGHTTPVDAYRGNQSAYGCCDMLGNVWEWTASWFAGYEGFKPYPYQGYSQTYFDNQHRVLRGGSWATRPWAMRSSFRNWYYPGVRQILAGFRCAR, translated from the coding sequence TTGAAGTTCGTATCAATTCAATCTCGTAGAGAGGAAATTTTTAAGATCTTACAAGCGTGTCGCAGTCGCACTTTAGATTTATTTGTCGATATTGATTCAGAAACCTTATGCAAGCAGGCGCATCCCGATTTTAGTCCCGTAGGTTGGCATTTAGGTCACATTGCTTTTACCGAAGCGTTCTGGATTTTAGAGTGTTGTGCGGGTTTACCGCCTGTATTTTCTCAATATCACAAACTATTTGCGGCTGATGGTTTGCCCAAGTCAGAACGGCAGAAATTACCTGGTATAGAGGTAATTCGAGAGTATCTCGATACGGTCAGAACTCAAGTTTTAACCTATCTGGAAACAGCACCGCTAGAAAAACAGGAGCGTCTCTGGCGTTGGCTGATTCAACACGAAAGTCAGCATAACGAAACGATCGCGTTTCTCCTACAACTCCATCGCTGGGATCGAGAGGGGTTCTATACTCAATTACACTTTTCTATTCCAAAATCGTCAATCCAAAAAAATCCGCCGTTCTCCTTGAAAAGGGCTTCGCCAAAATTCGATGAGATGGTAGAAATCCCTGCCGGAGAGTTTGCAATGGGAAGCGATGCTATTGATGCCCAGGATAACGAACGTCCCGTCTATCGGGTTTATTTAGATGCCTATCGGATCGATCGCTATCCCGTGACTTGCAGTCAGTATCGAGCATTTATGACGGCAGGAGGCTACCAAGAGCGACAATTTTGGTCGGAGGAGGGCTGGCAATGGTTGCAAGAAAATCCCGTCTCTCAGCCTCTATATTGGTCGGATTCCAGCGATTGGGATAATCATCCCGTCTGCGGTGTCAGTTGGTACGAAGCGGAAGCTTACGCGCGATTTGCGGGAAAACGATTGCCGACAGAGGCGGAATGGGAAAAAGCTGCGAGTTGGGATGTTGAAAAGGGGCAAAAACGCCTTTATCCCTGGGGAAACAGGGAACCCAATGTGAAGCTATGCAATCATGACACTTTAGTCGGACATACAACCCCCGTCGATGCCTATCGAGGGAATCAAAGTGCCTATGGTTGCTGCGATATGCTGGGGAATGTTTGGGAATGGACGGCTTCTTGGTTTGCCGGGTATGAGGGATTTAAGCCCTATCCTTATCAGGGGTATTCCCAAACCTATTTCGACAACCAGCATCGCGTCTTGCGCGGCGGCAGTTGGGCAACTCGTCCTTGGGCGATGCGATCGAGTTTCCGCAACTGGTACTATCCCGGCGTGCGTCAGATTTTGGCAGGGTTTAGGTGTGCTAGGTAA